One Epinephelus lanceolatus isolate andai-2023 chromosome 10, ASM4190304v1, whole genome shotgun sequence genomic region harbors:
- the LOC117266307 gene encoding glutathione S-transferase kappa 1-like isoform X1, with the protein MTSKKVIEVFYDVVSPYSWLGFEVMCRYRHVWNIELKLRPAFLGGIMQGAGNKPPGLVPNKFMYMMKDLTRLSEYFGVPLQKPSDPFEAMFQKGTYEQHPRLRSLSAMRFVTAVQEREKGGDKQVEQVSRELWRRIWTEDKDITEPASLAEAAMKAGLSDSDIEEALKLYTSKEIKDKLKNATQDALNHGAFGFPMVVCHLNGKPEMFFGSDRFELMAHCIGEKWLGPQPNKSAAKL; encoded by the exons ATGACATCCAAGAAGGTGATCGAGGTGTTCTACGATGTGGTTTCCCCTTATTCTTGGCTTGGCTTTGAG GTCATGTGTCGCTACAGACATGTGTGGAATATAGAGCTCAAACTTCGCCCTGCTTTTCTGGGTGGCATCATGCAAGGAGCAG GGAACAAGCCTCCTGGTCTGGTTCCAAACAAATTCATGTACATGATGAAGGACCTAACCCGCTTGTCAGAGTATTTTGGTGTTCCCTTGCAAAAGCCATCCGATCCCTTTGAGGCCATGTTCCAAAAAGGTACATACGAGCAACACCCTCGTTTGC GCTCCTTGTCTGCGATGCGATTTGTGACAGCAGTACAGGAGAGGGAGAAGGGTGGAGACAAACAGGTGGAGCAGGTGTCCCGGGAGCTGTGGAGAAGGATCTGGACTGAGGACAAAGACATCACTGAACCTGCGTCACTAGCTGAG gcaGCGATGAAAGCAGGACTGTCTGACAGCGACATTGAAGAGGCGCTGAAGCTGTACACCTCGAAGGAGATCAAAGACAAGCTGAAAAATGCAACACAGGATGCACTTAATCATGGG GCATTTGGGTTCCCCATGGTGGTGTGTCACTTAAATGGAAAGCCTGAGATGTTTTTTGGTTCTGACAGATTTGAGCTCATGGCACACTGCATCG GGGAGAAGTGGCTGGGACCTCAGCCCAACAAATCAGCTGCCAAGTTGTGA
- the LOC117266307 gene encoding glutathione S-transferase kappa 1-like isoform X2, with protein sequence MTSKKVIEVFYDVVSPYSWLGFEVMCRYRHVWNIELKLRPAFLGGIMQGAGNKPPGLVPNKFMYMMKDLTRLSEYFGVPLQKPSDPFEAMFQKGSLSAMRFVTAVQEREKGGDKQVEQVSRELWRRIWTEDKDITEPASLAEAAMKAGLSDSDIEEALKLYTSKEIKDKLKNATQDALNHGAFGFPMVVCHLNGKPEMFFGSDRFELMAHCIGEKWLGPQPNKSAAKL encoded by the exons ATGACATCCAAGAAGGTGATCGAGGTGTTCTACGATGTGGTTTCCCCTTATTCTTGGCTTGGCTTTGAG GTCATGTGTCGCTACAGACATGTGTGGAATATAGAGCTCAAACTTCGCCCTGCTTTTCTGGGTGGCATCATGCAAGGAGCAG GGAACAAGCCTCCTGGTCTGGTTCCAAACAAATTCATGTACATGATGAAGGACCTAACCCGCTTGTCAGAGTATTTTGGTGTTCCCTTGCAAAAGCCATCCGATCCCTTTGAGGCCATGTTCCAAAAAG GCTCCTTGTCTGCGATGCGATTTGTGACAGCAGTACAGGAGAGGGAGAAGGGTGGAGACAAACAGGTGGAGCAGGTGTCCCGGGAGCTGTGGAGAAGGATCTGGACTGAGGACAAAGACATCACTGAACCTGCGTCACTAGCTGAG gcaGCGATGAAAGCAGGACTGTCTGACAGCGACATTGAAGAGGCGCTGAAGCTGTACACCTCGAAGGAGATCAAAGACAAGCTGAAAAATGCAACACAGGATGCACTTAATCATGGG GCATTTGGGTTCCCCATGGTGGTGTGTCACTTAAATGGAAAGCCTGAGATGTTTTTTGGTTCTGACAGATTTGAGCTCATGGCACACTGCATCG GGGAGAAGTGGCTGGGACCTCAGCCCAACAAATCAGCTGCCAAGTTGTGA